A region from the Lolium perenne isolate Kyuss_39 chromosome 4, Kyuss_2.0, whole genome shotgun sequence genome encodes:
- the LOC127347405 gene encoding E3 ubiquitin-protein ligase Os04g0590900-like has protein sequence MTTPVNSDNNYGRGSSANRTVASIILVGFVVLIVLVKAIRSFCRLPDPHQEQAREDEGGSSPNVGADPRAASPVLCMYRKSDGGQDATCPVCLSDFADGEAVSVLPACMHYYHPACIDEWLRARTTCPLCRATPA, from the coding sequence atgACCACGCCTGTTAACAGCGACAACAACTACGGCCGCGGCTCGTCGGCGAACCGCACGGTGGCCTCCATCATCCTGGTGGGGTTCGTGGTCCTCATCGTGCTGGTGAAGGCGATCCGCAGCTTTTGCCGGCTCCCCGATCCCCACCAGGAGCAGGCTCGTGAAGATGAAGGCGGTAGCAGCCCGAACGTCGGCGCCGATCCCAGAGCGGCGTCGCCGGTGTTGTGCATGTACCGGAAGAGCGACGGGGGCCAGGACGCGACGTGCCCGGTGTGCCTGTCCGACTTCGCGGACGGCGAGGCCGTCAGCGTGCTGCCGGCGTGCATGCACTACTACCACCCCGCCTGCATCGACGAGTGGCTGCGCGCCCGCACCACCTGCCCGCTCTGCCGCGCCACGCCGGCATGA